In Zingiber officinale cultivar Zhangliang chromosome 6A, Zo_v1.1, whole genome shotgun sequence, a single genomic region encodes these proteins:
- the LOC121996885 gene encoding probable 3-hydroxyisobutyryl-CoA hydrolase 3 produces MATNKSSNYEDDQVLVEGNSHVKTVILNRPLKLNALNYQMVLQLSEEFQKLENDPAVGLVIVKANGKVFCAGGDVIEYYRCLHRGEWALAIQIYQKQLALDYLVATYTMPLVFLINGAVMGGGAGLSMNPRYRVVTENTVFAMPEAAIGHYPDVGASYFLSKLPGFFGEYLGLTGARLNGAEMVACGLATHFVPSKNLLLLEKSLHEVDVAEPNTIQGIINNYTHQVQLKEDSVLHRLNFIDHFFSKQTVEEILSSLEHENATLKEEWITKSIRSMKAASPINLKIFLMSVRKGRFEPLEECLIRDSKICAHSFRRTVSNDSLEGVRATLLEKNYKPKWEPSKLELVSNDMVETYLTKIPEIKGWKELQLPPRDMREKALRAKL; encoded by the exons ATGGCTACAAATAAATCTTCAAATTACGAGGATGATCAG GTTTTGGTGGAAGGAAACTCTCATGTGAAGACAGTGATACTAAATAGGCCCCTAAAATTGAACGCCCTGAACTATCAAATG GTTTTGCAATTGTCGGAGGAGTTCCAGAAGTTGGAAAATGATCCTGCTGTTGGGTTGGTAATTGTAAAG GCAAATGGAAAAGTATTTTGTGCTGGAGGAGATGTTATTGAATACTATCGTTGCTTGCACAGAG GTGAATGGGCACTAGCAATTCAAATTTATCAAAAGCAACTCGCCTTGGACTATCTAGTGGCAACATACACTATGCCCCTG GTTTTCCTGATCAATGGGGCAGTGATGGGAGGTGGTGCTGGACTTTCTATGAACCCAAGATACCGAGTCGTTACCGAAAACACG GTTTTTGCAATGCCAGAAGCAGCTATAGGCCATTATCCAGATGTTGGAGCATCTTATTTTCTTTCCAAGCTTCCAGGCTTCTTTG GGGAATATCTTGGCCTTACTGGTGCAAGACTGAATGGTGCTGAGATGGTAGCATGTGGACTTGCCACTCACTTTGTTCCTTCAAAA AATTTACTTTTGTTGGAGAAATCATTGCATGAGGTGGATGTTGCTGAACCAAATACAATCCAGGGAATTATTAACAACTATACTCATCAAGTGCAATTGAAAGAAGACAGTGTTCTTCATAG GCTTAACTTCATCGACCACTTTTTCTCAAAACAAACAGTAGAAGAAATCTTATCTTCTTTG GAACATGAGAATGCAACTTTGAAAGAGGAGTGGATTACTAAGTCAATAAGATCAATGAAGGCAGCATCACCAATAAATCTCAAGATCTTCCTTATGTCG GTTAGAAAAGGTCGATTTGAACCACTAGAAGAGTGCTTAATTCGAGACAGTAAAATATGTGCTCATTCTTTTCGACGAACAGTGTCAAACGACTCACTTGAG GGTGTTAGGGCAACACTATTGGAGAAAAATTATAAACCAAAG TGGGAGCCTTCGAAATTGGAACTGGTGAGCAATGATATGGTGGAGACATATCTGACAAAGATACCTGAGATCAAAGGCTGGAAAGAACTCCAACTTCCTCCTAGAGATATGCGTGAAAAGGCACTGAGAGCTAAACTCTAA